One Synergistaceae bacterium DNA window includes the following coding sequences:
- the gatB gene encoding Asp-tRNA(Asn)/Glu-tRNA(Gln) amidotransferase subunit GatB, with translation MAELTFTPVIGIEIHIRLKSDSKLFCSCSTNTDAPANTNICPVCMGLPGTLPHLNHHVVEQGMLAGFAMNCGIRPKSLFFRKSYFYPDLPKGHQISQCDLPITTAGYIEVHDANGNLKKIRVHHMHLEEDVGSLHHSASDGRLEGADTSYVDYNRSGTPLAEIVSEPDVSSSAEAVEYVTTLRRRVIYSGASDVELEKGMMRFDANVSMKCSDGRWGHKVEVKNMNSFKALERAIEYEIVRQKKIMLQGGEVIQETRHWNDAKGITSSSRVKENYRKFIVEPDLPPLYISQDWIDRVAARMPEMPDVKANRYVNDWNIPQEVADVLTDDKNLAAYFESCVKAGANPVRAANWVRTEVLRVLNERGQKISDFTVKPETLAGIVARVDGGKLSTTQGKEVFDKICADGLSIDDAVKALGITEGGIAGNALADIVASVIAANPDVLDEIKSGKDKKGKKLKFLQGLVMKETKGQAKPQEVAEAVAEAVK, from the coding sequence ATGGCCGAACTTACATTTACGCCCGTAATCGGGATTGAGATTCACATAAGGCTGAAGAGCGACTCAAAATTATTCTGCTCATGCTCAACCAACACTGACGCGCCCGCAAACACTAACATTTGCCCGGTCTGCATGGGCCTGCCCGGGACTCTCCCTCACCTGAATCATCATGTCGTAGAGCAGGGAATGCTTGCAGGGTTCGCGATGAACTGCGGAATCCGTCCCAAGTCGCTATTTTTCCGCAAATCATATTTCTACCCTGACCTGCCGAAAGGACATCAGATCAGCCAGTGCGATTTGCCTATCACGACAGCGGGCTATATTGAAGTCCACGACGCAAACGGAAACCTCAAGAAGATTCGCGTCCATCATATGCACCTAGAGGAGGACGTTGGCAGCCTCCATCACAGCGCGTCAGACGGAAGACTCGAAGGCGCAGACACATCATATGTCGACTACAACCGCTCCGGGACTCCATTGGCCGAAATCGTATCAGAGCCGGACGTGTCATCATCTGCTGAGGCTGTCGAGTACGTTACTACACTTAGGCGGCGCGTGATATATTCGGGAGCTTCAGATGTCGAGCTTGAGAAGGGCATGATGAGATTTGACGCTAACGTCTCAATGAAATGTTCCGACGGCCGCTGGGGTCATAAAGTCGAGGTCAAGAACATGAACTCCTTTAAGGCACTTGAGCGGGCGATAGAGTATGAGATAGTCAGGCAGAAAAAAATCATGCTTCAGGGCGGGGAAGTGATTCAGGAGACTCGCCACTGGAACGATGCAAAGGGTATAACGTCATCATCACGCGTGAAGGAAAATTACCGGAAGTTTATCGTTGAGCCTGACCTGCCCCCGCTGTATATCTCTCAGGACTGGATAGACAGAGTCGCCGCAAGAATGCCGGAAATGCCTGACGTGAAAGCAAATCGCTATGTCAACGACTGGAATATACCGCAGGAAGTTGCCGATGTTCTGACGGACGACAAGAATCTAGCGGCGTATTTCGAGTCCTGCGTGAAAGCCGGGGCGAATCCTGTCCGGGCTGCTAACTGGGTTCGCACTGAAGTTTTGCGCGTCCTGAATGAGAGAGGACAGAAGATTTCCGATTTCACGGTGAAGCCTGAGACATTAGCCGGAATTGTTGCGCGTGTTGACGGCGGGAAACTGTCCACGACTCAGGGCAAGGAAGTTTTCGACAAGATTTGCGCTGACGGACTGAGCATTGATGACGCTGTGAAGGCTCTCGGAATCACTGAGGGAGGCATAGCGGGTAACGCCCTCGCCGATATAGTAGCGTCAGTAATCGCGGCGAATCCTGATGTCTTGGACGAGATTAAATCCGGGAAAGACAAGAAGGGCAAAAAGCTGAAATTCCTTCAGGGTCTCGTCATGAAAGAAACAAAAGGCCAAGCAAAGCCGCAGGAAGTAGCAGAGGCCGTAGCAGAAGCAGTGAAATAA
- a CDS encoding type II toxin-antitoxin system RelE/ParE family toxin has product MFRVVFYEKENGESELWNFIEALRLSSPANKDSRIQYRQIILHIQMLEDNGTRLPEVITKHIDEDIWELRPGNNRVLYFFCHDNTFVLLHHFRKKTKKTPRREIEKAKRERDDYLRRLNSANME; this is encoded by the coding sequence ATGTTCAGGGTAGTATTCTACGAGAAAGAGAACGGAGAAAGCGAACTGTGGAATTTTATCGAGGCTCTGAGACTTTCATCGCCGGCAAACAAAGACTCGCGCATACAGTACAGACAGATTATTCTTCACATACAGATGCTGGAGGATAACGGCACAAGGCTTCCTGAAGTTATCACAAAGCATATTGACGAAGATATATGGGAGCTTAGGCCGGGAAACAACAGAGTGCTTTACTTTTTCTGCCATGATAATACGTTCGTTCTCCTTCACCATTTCCGCAAAAAGACAAAAAAGACTCCCCGCCGTGAAATCGAGAAAGCAAAACGCGAACGGGACGACTATTTGAGGAGGCTCAACAGTGCGAACATGGAATGA
- the gatA gene encoding Asp-tRNA(Asn)/Glu-tRNA(Gln) amidotransferase subunit GatA, giving the protein MELYELNLWMLTEGLKAGKFSASEIFTSCKNRIDKCEGNIHALITRTDDTMPAHKDGELSGIPTVIKDNLCTKGLRTTAASRILGNWRPPYDATAWARLKEAGAVLMGKANMDEFAMGNTCGNSAFGPTLNPNDITRVPGGSSGGSAAAVSAGYVPFSLGSDTGGSIRQPASYCGVYGLKPTYGMVSRYGLISYGSSLDQIGPFARTVRDLQLVMSVISGHDPMDSSSFRDRPHNFAHNENVSIKGKKIAVVKEFEGFTLDAPIADAMKRVTKILQDEGAIITEISLPVVSKYAVACYYALAMSEAHTNLERYDGVRLGYTVKDARGIKEMFERVRSYGFGAEVKARIIAGTCLTEPTRCEEYYVAATKVRTLIAQEFSRAFSETDYILQPVTPSMPGKVGEKDDDAMKGYEADLYTLPVNLAGLPGLSFFTGYAGNLPVGLQLIGPRWSDSEILDAGVILERHLGTPKIADGGVK; this is encoded by the coding sequence ATGGAACTTTACGAGCTTAATTTATGGATGCTGACGGAAGGACTCAAGGCCGGGAAATTCTCAGCGTCAGAAATATTCACATCATGCAAAAACCGTATCGACAAATGCGAGGGCAATATTCACGCCCTAATCACACGCACAGATGACACAATGCCCGCCCACAAAGACGGAGAATTATCAGGGATTCCGACAGTCATCAAAGATAACCTCTGCACAAAGGGACTCAGGACAACCGCCGCAAGCCGCATTCTTGGGAATTGGAGACCGCCGTATGACGCTACAGCATGGGCGCGCCTGAAGGAAGCCGGAGCTGTCCTCATGGGCAAGGCCAACATGGACGAGTTCGCGATGGGCAACACCTGCGGAAATTCAGCTTTCGGGCCGACACTCAATCCCAACGACATAACGAGAGTCCCGGGCGGGTCATCGGGAGGAAGTGCCGCGGCAGTCAGCGCGGGTTACGTTCCTTTCTCGCTCGGAAGTGATACGGGCGGTTCAATCCGTCAGCCTGCAAGCTACTGCGGTGTATACGGCCTCAAACCCACATACGGAATGGTGAGCAGGTACGGCCTAATTTCTTACGGCTCATCACTGGATCAGATTGGCCCGTTCGCAAGGACTGTGAGAGATTTACAGCTTGTTATGTCGGTAATTTCCGGCCATGACCCTATGGACTCGTCAAGTTTCAGGGACAGGCCGCACAATTTCGCGCATAATGAGAACGTCAGCATAAAGGGGAAAAAAATTGCTGTCGTGAAAGAATTTGAGGGCTTCACTCTTGACGCACCCATAGCAGACGCAATGAAGAGAGTCACGAAAATATTGCAGGACGAGGGCGCAATCATCACGGAAATTTCGCTCCCGGTCGTGTCAAAATACGCGGTGGCCTGCTATTACGCCTTGGCAATGTCGGAAGCTCATACTAACCTTGAACGCTACGACGGAGTCCGGCTCGGCTACACGGTGAAGGACGCACGCGGAATCAAGGAGATGTTCGAGCGAGTACGGTCTTACGGTTTCGGCGCGGAGGTCAAAGCCAGAATCATCGCAGGAACGTGCCTGACAGAGCCGACAAGGTGCGAGGAGTATTACGTTGCGGCCACAAAGGTTAGGACTCTCATAGCGCAGGAATTTTCGCGGGCATTCTCTGAGACTGACTACATACTTCAGCCCGTAACGCCTTCAATGCCGGGCAAGGTCGGCGAAAAGGACGATGACGCAATGAAGGGATATGAGGCGGATTTGTACACGCTGCCGGTGAATCTCGCGGGGCTTCCTGGGCTGTCATTCTTCACGGGCTACGCGGGGAATCTTCCTGTAGGGCTTCAGCTTATCGGGCCGAGGTGGAGCGACTCTGAAATTCTTGACGCAGGCGTGATTCTTGAGCGTCATTTAGGGACTCCCAAAATTGCTGACGGAGGTGTGAAATAA
- a CDS encoding aspartyl/glutamyl-tRNA amidotransferase subunit C: MSLTREEVNEIALESRLLLTEEELSGAVRYINSFLDALQCFKELDLKDVEPFSFAEAIECPLREDKVIPFPDNEAILHESEHVDGSYFKVPRIMEE, encoded by the coding sequence GTGAGCTTAACAAGAGAAGAAGTAAACGAGATCGCATTAGAGTCCCGGCTTCTGCTTACGGAGGAGGAATTATCCGGGGCTGTGCGCTACATCAACAGCTTTCTTGACGCTCTCCAGTGCTTTAAGGAGCTTGACCTGAAGGACGTTGAGCCGTTCAGCTTTGCGGAGGCTATAGAATGCCCCCTGCGTGAAGACAAGGTAATACCCTTCCCGGACAATGAAGCAATCCTCCACGAGAGCGAGCATGTAGACGGCTCATACTTCAAAGTCCCGCGCATAATGGAGGAATAA